A window of Streptomyces sp. Je 1-332 genomic DNA:
TCGGCGAGCGGGTCGCCGGGCGGGTCGCCGCGGACCGCGAGCATGTTCCTGATGCCGGCGTCCGCGTACTGCCCGATGATGTTGCGCAGTTCGGCCACCGAGTGGTCGACCGCGGTCAGGTGCGCGACCGGCGTGAGCGTCGAGTCGGCGACGATCTGCTGCGTCTCCTTGACCGTGCCCGCCCGCGTCGAACCGCCCGCTCCGTACGTCACGGAGACGAAGCTGGGGGCCACCGCCTCGACCCGGCGCAGGGCGTTCCACAGGTTCCGCTCGCCCTTCGCGGTCTTCGGCGCCGAGAACTCGAAGGAGTACGTCGTCTTGCCGGTCGCGAGCATGTCGCGCACGGTCCGTGCGCGATCAGTTCTGGTGGAAGCAGTGCCTAGGGCCATACGGGCAGGTTAGCCACGGTCCACCGCCACCGGCCAATCCCCGTCCAGCCTGCGGACAGCATCCCCGGAAGTTGGCCGAAGATCGCCGTCAGGCCGTACGCAGCCGCTTCGCGAAGTCGGCCGCCGCGGCCCCCGGATCGTCCGCCTCCGTGATCGCCCGTACGACGACGACGCGGCGGGCGCCCGCTTCGAGCACCTCGTCGAGGTTGCCCGCGTCGATGCCGCCGATGGCGAACCACGGGCGGTCCGTGCCGAGCGAGGCGGTGTACCGGACGAGGTCGAGCCCGGGGGCGTACCGGCCCGGCTTGGTGGGGGTCGGCCAGCAGGGACCCGTGCAGAAGTAGTCCACGCCGTCCTGCGTCGCCGCGGCGCCGGCCTCGGACTCGGCGTGCGTGGAGCGGCCGACGAGGACGTCGTCAGGGCCGCCGAGGATCGCGCGGGCCGCGGGCACCGGCAGGTCGCCCTGGCCCAGGTGCAGCACGTCGGCGCCGATGGCGTGCGCGATGTCCGCGCGGTCGTTCACCGCGAGGAGCTTGCCGTGCCTGCGGGCGGCGTCGGCGAAGACCTGGAGGTGTTCGAGCTCCTCGGCCGCCTCCATGCCCTTGTCCCGCAGCTGCACGATGTCGACGCCGCCGCCGAGGACCGCGTCGAGGAACTCGGGGAGGTCTCCCTGGCGCTTGCGGGCATCCACGCAGAGGTAGAGGCGGGCGTCGGCGAGCTGCTCGCGGGCAGGCTTGGTGGCCATGAAGAGGTCCCCCCGGGTCGTCGGTGGCCTACGGGCCGTGTGTCCCGGGGGACACACGGCCCGTACGCAACGGTTTTCCGTGTCGGTCAGACGGCGAGCGCCTGGGCGCGGCGCTTCACCTCCGTGCCGCGATTCTCGCTCAGGGCCTGCGCGGGCGTGCCGGGCAGGGTCGGGTCGGGAGTGAAGAGCCACTCCAGCATCTCTTCGTCGTTGAAGCCGTCGTCCCTCAGGAGCGTCAGGGTGCCGGTGAGGCCCTTGACGATCTTGTCGCCGTCGATGAAGGCGGCCGGCACCTGGAGCGCGCGGTTCTCACCACGGCGTACGGCGATCAGCTGGCCCTCCTTGACCAGCTGGCGCACACGCGTCACCTCGACGTCGAGCATTTCCGCGATGTCGGGGAGGTGGAGCCACTCAGGGACGAGAGCATCAGTCTTTGCGTCAATCTCGGTCACGGGGTCAAGCGTATCTCCGGGCACCGACAGCGGCCGGGCAGCGGCCCCCCGGTCACGACGCAACCGCTACGGGAGCACGGCCTTCTTCAGGGGGACCGCGGGGTCAGAGGCCAGTTCGGCGGAGAGGCCTGCGC
This region includes:
- the thiE gene encoding thiamine phosphate synthase; its protein translation is MATKPAREQLADARLYLCVDARKRQGDLPEFLDAVLGGGVDIVQLRDKGMEAAEELEHLQVFADAARRHGKLLAVNDRADIAHAIGADVLHLGQGDLPVPAARAILGGPDDVLVGRSTHAESEAGAAATQDGVDYFCTGPCWPTPTKPGRYAPGLDLVRYTASLGTDRPWFAIGGIDAGNLDEVLEAGARRVVVVRAITEADDPGAAAADFAKRLRTA
- a CDS encoding Rv2175c family DNA-binding protein; translation: MTEIDAKTDALVPEWLHLPDIAEMLDVEVTRVRQLVKEGQLIAVRRGENRALQVPAAFIDGDKIVKGLTGTLTLLRDDGFNDEEMLEWLFTPDPTLPGTPAQALSENRGTEVKRRAQALAV